A segment of the Planctomicrobium piriforme genome:
GGCTGCAACCTGACCCTCCGCGAGAAATCAGACACTGCGCCGGAGAAACTCGTGAACCGCTGGATCATGTCGGCCATTTCGACGGCGATTTTCTAGAGCAGTTTGCTCTACCGGGTGCCCGCGTCGTACGCGGTCTCACCAATTGAACTGCTGAATGCCGCGGGGCAAGAACGTGCAATTCATTTCGCAAGTTGTCCTAGTGGGATACTCGACGCTGCTGGTGAAATCTGAGGAACCGTAATCTGACGAACCGTGGGCTAAGGCCCAGCGGCTGATTGGTCTTTTGTTTCAGGGCAGATCGTTCAGCACTGTCACGCGACCATTGGTGACCTTCAGTCGCCTTTCGGCAAAAAGCCGAATCGCTTCCGGGTAGGCCTGGCATTCCGCTTCGAAGACGCGAGCGGCGAGACTGTCGGCGTCGTCGTTGTCGAGAACCGGAACCGTCCGCTGCAGAATGATTGGTCCCTCGTCGTAGTTGTTGTCACAGAAATGCACAGTGCAGCCTGAGACTTTGCAGCCGCGGGCGATGACCGCCTCGTGAACGTGGTGCCCGTACATCCCCTGTCCGCAAAAAGCGGGGATGAGAGCGGGGTGAATGTTCATCACCCGATTCTCGAAATCGTCGGGGATGAGAATCCGGGCGAGAAATCCGCCGAGGACCACGAGGTCAACCTGCCGTTCGCGAAAGCGTTCGAAGAGGGCAGCGCTATACGTTTCCAGACTTGGAAACGATTTTCGCAGGAACAACTCCGGCTCCAGCCCGAGTTCCTGCGCGCGGTCAATGCCTCGGCAAGTGCGGTTCGCGACGACCGAGACAACCGTGGCATGAAGCTGGCCATCGAGGATCTGCTGTTGCAGATTGACGAGCGTGGTCCCGCCGCCTGAGATCAGGACGGCCAGTCGCAAGGGAACGGGTGGGGAACTGCTGTTCGTCATGCCAGTTTCAATGACAGTAGTACCAAGTTTTCAGTCATCAGTTTTCAGTTCAGACCAATTCGATGAGAAACAACACAATGTGAGCATTTCGGGTTTTTCAAACTGACAACAGAATACTGACAACTCAGAACGACTGTCATGCCTATCGCGGATAGAGTTGTCGCACGCGGTCTCGATGAACTTCCAGATATCCTTGCTGTTCTTTTGTGATTGGATCGAGGGCGATGATTTCGATCATTTTCCAGCCATCCTTTTCTGGCTGCCATTTCGCTTCCCACATGGTGGCGACGCGGCTGGAACCCCCGGCAAAATTGACTGTGGCGTTCACGCGAAAACGGGATCGTGCCCGAGTGTTCTGAGCGAGCATTTCGACTTGCACATCGGTGACTCGCATGTCGTCCTGCACCTGGACCAGGTTGTAGCCTTCGGCGGCGAGCAGATGTACATCCCAGGCGGAATTGGAGATGTAAGAACGGGTTCTCTCGAGGTCGCGGTCGTGAAACGCCTGGGTAATGCCGTAGACGTTCTCGGCCACGATCTCGGCAGGAGTCGTGACGGCGCGGTCGAGGGCAATGGCGCCGCCGCCGAGCAGCAACGCGCCCAGGGCAGCCAGCAGCAGCCAGATGCGGCGCTGCTGTGACCAGGCAATCGAGAGTGCGACGGCGGCGATCAGACAAACAACGACCGCCGGCCACGGATTTTCGCTAGGCCACATCGCGCGCACCCTGCTGCAAGCCGGCGAAAACAAGCTTCGCGGCCCACAGTTCCTACTTGGTGATCAGTTCTTTGACGAGCGACCGGCCGGCCTTGTAGGCATGGCGAATGGCGAACAACCGCGTTTCGATTTGCTGCTCGGTGTAATACCGGCCCGATTCGCTGGGAGGCAAACCGGCCAGCGACAGCGTCAGCGGCAGCAAGTCCATAAATTCGCGGTAACGGCGCTGCGTATCGTTGGCAGCCTGGGTCGGTTCGGTCACGTTGATGCTCCTCGCGAAAGCGGGGACGGCAGCGCCACCACGGTGTGCCTGCCAGGAATACGAAAATGAGCCCCGGGATGTTGGCAGCATATTCTTTTCGAGAAGCCGCATCCACCGCGAAGCGATTTGGGGCGAGTGGACAGATGACGGACCTCACCGGGCAAAGCAAATTCGAAGTCCGAAGCACCAAATTCGAAACAAACTCAAAATCCCAATGACCAAAAGGCTCCAGCTCCCGAGAATGGTCACCGCACAGAGGTTGGAATCTGTTTCGGATTTCGCGCTACGGAGATGCACCTGAGAACCCCGCAATCAAGATGTCCCCGTCCCCTCGTACTGAAACGCACACAGGGAGAGAGTTTCAACCGCCGCATTCAGTCGCTCTAGAGCGCATCTCATGAACGTGTAGCGTCCTGGCGGCGTTAAAATTCAGCCTTTCATGCAGGATTGGCGTCCATACTCCGCCACATTTCCCCGGGATCGGGGCTAGCAACTGCGATCGATCGACATCGTCGGCAGCAGCATCAACAGTTCCCGGGCGGGCGAGGCTGGGAGGATCTCCAATGCCTGTCGCGCTTCGCTGGCACAACGCCGGGCCGTCGCCAAAGAATCTTCCACTGCTCCAAGTTCCCTGGCTTGTCGCAAAACCTCGCGACAGGCGGACTCGGACGAGTCTTCGAGCTGCAGCAAAAGTTGTTCGCGCTGCTCGGCAGGGCACAGTTGCAGCAGCCGAATGATGGGCAGCGTCAGCTTCTGCTGCTCAAGATCGGTGCCCAGCGTTTTTCCGATCGACGATTCCAGTCCCGTCAGATCGAGGACATCATCCGCGATCTGGAATGCCAGACCCAGGTTGCGGCCGTACCGTTCCATCGCCTCGACGACCGCATCGCTGCCGCCGGCATAGCGGGCCCCAATTTCGCACGAAACCGCACAGAGTTCGGCCGTCTTGCCGTCAATGATCGAAAAGTACTCTTCTTCGGTCAGCGATAGATTCCCGCGATTACGGGTCTGCATGAGTTCCCCTTCGCAGACACGGTTGGTTGCACGACCGATCAGACGGCAGGCGTCCGCGCTGCCGGTGCTGGCGGCGAGGTGAAAGGCATGCGTGAAGAGAAAGTCTCCATACAGCACGCTGGTCTGGTTGTTCCAGCGGACATTCACAGTCGCGACGTGCCGGCGGACGGCGGCTTCGTCGAGGACGTCATCGTGAACCAGAGTTGCGGTATGGATCATCTCGACGACGGCGGCGAGGATCAGGTGTTCGCGCTCGATGTCGCCGACCGCCTTGGCGACCAGCAGGCACAGCAGGGGCCGCAATCGCTTCCCGCGAAAGCGCCGGGTGTGTTCGAGAATATCGCAAATGTACGGATTGCTGGAGGCGAGTTCGTCATCGAACTGGCGTTCGACGTCGAGCAGAGCATCTCCCAGGATCGCCTGTGTGCGTTCCAGAAGTTCCGTGACGTTGCGTAATTGGGCCATAGCCGTCCTCAGTTCCTGCGCAGCTCAGCGATGAGTCGAAACCGCACCTTGTGAGCTCTCTTCACGGAGAAAATGGCCACTTTTCCCTCCGCTCTTTTCCAATAGTTGAATGTGGGCGACTTCCATCGTCCGGTCGACGGATTTGCACATATCGTAAATTGTCAGTGCCGCCACCGACACGGCCGTGAGCGCTTCCATCTCCACGCCGGTCCGCGACTGCACTTTCACACAGGCTTCAATCAGCACCTGATTGTCGCCCTCGAACTCAAAACGAACGTCCACGCTGTCGAGTCCCAGGGTGTGGCACAAGGGAATCAACTCGTCGGTCCGTTTCGCCGCCATGATGCCCGCCAGTCGGGCCACGGCCAGTACATCTCCTTTGGAAATCTGTCCTTGCCGGATTCGCGTCAGCGTTTCCGGTTGCATGACGACGCAGGCGCCGGCCCGAGCCAGTCTGCTCGTCACTTCTTTTGAGCCGACATCCACCATCCGCGGCGCTCCGGTTGCGTCGAAATGGGTGAGGTCGGTCATGTTCTTAATGTACAGGCAGCAATGGTTTCTTGTCGCCGTTGGAACGATCCGGCAAACCCGTCAATACCCTGAGTTCAGAAACCGTCAATCGACCGGGTCTGGTACATGATAGATATTGAACGAAAATCCGATACGGTCAACTGGAACCCGATTTCGGTAAACGGCGAAGGTTCCGTGGGGGTCGTTCAATAAGTGAACGCTGATGAGATGCCAGCCGGCGGTCAAGCGTCCTGGCGGCGTGTCCGGCACGTCAATTCCCAGCGCTTCCGGCGAAAAATTGTGCAGACAGGCCAGCGTGACCGGCCGGTATTCAGGGTGAGCACGAATCCAGTTTCTGGCGGCAATCAGGTCTTGTCCCCAATCGATATTTGAGTCCAGCAAGACGGCGCTGCCGTTGGTCGGCCCCCCGCACAGGAAATTGAAAAAACTCAAACTGTGCGGGTACACCACCAGGCTCGCCGTAATGACGCCAGCCAGCGGCAACGCGACCAGCCATTTTTGATTTAGAGAGACCGCTTGTGCAGCGGTGAGGTACAGCAGCGGCAGGACTGGAAAGACATAGCGGACATGTCGATTCATGCCTGTCTCGGCGCTGACCAGCACGAAGAGAATCAGAGTCGATGTCCATAACGGGCACAATGATCGCCACCGCGACGATGAATCCGGGTGACGCTGGCTGGCGACGATTCCCAGCAGCACCAGACACCAGGTTCCCAGTGGAACTTTGACTGCCAGGCCCACGAGGTAGTAGTACCACCAGCCGGATTGGCGGTACTCACCGAGTAAGTAGCTCCAGTGTTCGCGGTCGAGATCCTGCTGCTGAATATCGATCCCTCGGACGTAGTCCCGAGGAAATGGGACGGGGACCTCTCCAACCCAGTGCCCACGAAACCGATTCCCCGGCGCGTCGAATTCGAGGGAACGCGCACTGCCGGAAAGCAGTTTGCTGAAGAAGTCGTATTGATCGAGACGACGGCCGGTTCCCTGATAGCCGTAGCCCATATTCAGCAGATGCAGCCCGAGCGCCAACACAATAATGAGCTGTAGAGCCATCGCCCGGCGGCGACGAGGCACGCGTGTCCTCCACAACTCCACACTGCCGAGCAACAGCCACAACGGCGGCAGGATGATCCAGTAGGTTTTCGCGAGCAGTGCCAGTCCGAGCGCCGGGCCGGCGAGGAGTGCGTTCTTCCAGTTTGATTGGTCGAGCCAATGGGAATAACGCCAGGCGGCGAGCAGACCAAAGGCCGTCGCGGCGACATCACTGGTGATCAACGCCCCATGTGACAGCAGATTGGGGGAGAAACACCACAGCGCGGCGGCGAGCAGTCCGCCGTATTCGCCGCACAGTTCAGAGCCCCAGCGCCAGCAGACCCAGAGCCCGACCACCGAGATCGGCAGGCACATCCAGCGGGCGAGCGTGTAGAGCCACAGCGAGCGTTCCCCATTGGCCGCCACAAAGTCGGCTCCCACGTCCCATTCGCAGCGGCGCGGACTGTGCGGTACGTCGTGCGTCCAGTTCTCGGCATGATCGACGAACAGCAACGGAATCGCCGCCCAGGCTCTCACCAGCGGCGGGTTCACCAGATACAGATCGGTGCGGCCGAACCTCCAGACGCACAATCCCGCAGGCAGATGCGCCACTTCATCCTGCGTGGGAGATTGATGCCATGCCAGGAATCCGGCCAGGGCCAGGTGAATCACAAAGAGTCCAGTAATCGCCCATCGGGCGGCGAGTGAGACCTTCTTCTGTGACGGCCCTGAAGCGGCAAACTGAGGAGATTCGGCGAAATTTCGCACGCAGCAAGGCCCGTGACAGGGAGTTTAGAAACCCGTTAGATCGCCCCCTTATGCCGATTCCAGGGTGGTCGGGCGATGGGGTGTTTCCTACCATAATGCTCTCAGAGTTTCGATCAGCCGCAGTCACTGAACCGGGTTGTTGCCGAGTTCTCTGCCAAAGGACTCTGGCGAACCGCGGTGCTGCCTCGAAGGAGTTCCCTATGTCGCGCCGATTCTCCGTCAGCATTATCCTGACTCTCGCGGCGGCGATCGCCTGGTTGGCCCCCAGCCGATCCTTCCCGTTGCTTGCTGAACATCCGCGAACCGGAAATTCCCCCATCGCTGCGCAGCCGCTCGCTGCCAATCAGACGGAAAACCCCTTCCCCGGCCGGTTCCCTGCTCCCAGCTTTGATGGCGGTACGGAATGGCTGAATACCTCGGGGCCGATCTCTCTGCAGGACTTGCGGGGCAAGATCGTCATCCTCGACTTCTGGACGTACTGCTGCATCAACTGCATGCACATCCTCCCGGATCTGAAATATCTCGAACAGAAGTATCCCAACGAACTCGTTGTGATCGGCGTGCACTCGGCGAAGTTCGATAATGAAAAAGAGTCGGAGAATATTCGCGAAGCGATCATGCGGTATGAGATCGCGCATCCGGTGGTCAACGACTCTGAGATGACCATCGCCCGCAAGTATCAGTTCAGCAGTTGGCCGACGCTGGTGCTGATTGATCCAGAAGGAAACTTTGTCGGACGCCAGCCCGGCGAAGGGAACCGCGAGCTGTTCGACGAAGTGATCGGCAAAATGGTGGCCTACCATCGCGCCAAGGGAACGCTCGACGAGAAGCCGGTCAAATTCAATCTCGAACGTGAAAAAGTCGAACCGACGCCGCTGCGCTTTCCCGGCAAGGTGCTGGCCGATGAAGCAGGGGGGCGGCTGTTCATCACAGACAGCAATCACAACCGCATCGTGATCAGCTCATTTACAGGGCAACTGCTCGACATCATCGGCACAGGCGCGATCGGCGCGAAAGACGGTGGTTATGCCGAAGCCTCGTTCGACCACCCGCAAGGGGTCGCACTGGTGAAAAACGACCTGTATGTCGCCGACACCGAGAACCATCTGATCCGCAAAATCGACCTGAAGAAGAAACAAGTAGCGACCTTGGCCGGGACCGGCGTACAGTCGCATGTGCGACCGACATTCGGCGGCGGCGGCACCATGCGGAAGACCGCTCTCAACAGCCCTTGGTCGATTGTCGAACTCAAAGATCACTTGTACGTCGCGATGGCCGGCCCGCATCAGCTCTGGCGGCATCACCTCGGCTCGGACTCGATCGTGCCCTTTGTCGGCAGCGGACGCGAAGACATCATCGATGGGCCGCTCCGCGAATCGGCACTGGCGCAGCCGTCTGACATCGTGACCGATGGCCAGGTGCTCTACCACGTCGACAGCGAAGGTTCGGCCGTGCGGCGGGATGATGTCGGCCCCCGGGCTCATGTTTCGACCGTCGTCGGCCCGCATGACATTCCGCAGGGGCAGTCGCTGTTCGCATTTGGGGATATTGACGGAGTGGGAGACGCCGTGCGATTGCAGCATCCCATTGGCCTGGCGATTCACAACGGCAGCCTGTACGTCGCGGACACCTATAACGACAAGATCAAGAAGGTCGATCCGGTCGCCCGCACCGCCGTCACCTGGCTCGGGACTGGCGAGCGGGGGAAAGGTCTGGAACCGGTCGAACTCTTCGAACCGTCCGGAATCGCAATTGCCGGCAACACGATGTACATCGCCGATACGAACAATCACCGGATCCTGGCGACCGACCTGACGACCAAGAAGACGCGGGAGTTCGTTGTGAACGGCCTGACGCCGCCGACTCCTCCCAAGACGACGGAAGAAGAACCCTACGCCGGGAAGACCGACGACCTCCCTTCCAGCACGGTCTCAGGAGCAGGCCCGTTGACGGTTCAGGTGAACTTCGAACTGCCGTTCGAACACGAACTCAATCAGCTCGCTCCGTTGAGCTACAAGGTCACTGTGAACGGCAGCCAGTCGGTGATCGACCCGGAGGTGATTGGCAAGCGAAAACGAGCTGAAGCAGACAAGACATCAGCCACCTTCACCATCCCTCTGACGGGAAAAGCCGGCACAACGGAAGTGACGCTGACGGTGAACTACCAGTACTGCAAGCACGGCACCGGCGGAGTCTGTCGCTTCGCCACCCAGCAATGGAAACTCCCGCTGACAGTTGCGAGCCAGGGAACCGACCGGATCACGTTGACGGCGAAGCCGTGACAGGGGACTCGTTGCCATGAGTTCGAGTGAAGTGCCTGAAATTCGGTCGGATCTGTTGAGTACGTCGTCGTCCCTGTCGGAAGAGGAATGGCGGGTCGAACTGGTCAGACGCCGAGACGAATATCTCAAGAATCCTGCAACCGGGATTTCCTGGGATGATCTTAAAGCGGATGGCAATACGCCGGATTGTTGACCAGTTCAGTTCTGTGCGGTGGTACTTTCCAAAGGCTGGCCGCTCCCTCTCAGTTTCTCTACACTGCCGATCCGCCTGAACCTCTGAAAGAAACTGCCATGGATAGCGAAATCCGCACAAGCGCACAGTCACTCACCGATCGCATCGTCCTGTTAAAGGACTCTCTTTGACTACGACGTCAAGCTGCGACGCATTCGGGAAATTGACGAACTGATGTCGAGGCCGAACTTCTGGGATCACCAGGAGAAAGCCCAGACTTTGATTAGTGAACTGCGCCGTCTGAACTCGGTCATGAAGCCGCTGCAGGAACTTTCCAGCGGTACCGATGACCTCGGCGTGCTGATGGAGTTCGCGGACGAAGACGGCTCGCCTGAGACGCTGGCGGAAGTCCGCACGACGCTCGACGGCCTGCTGAAAAAGCTCGACGCCACCGAGTTGCAGACGAGCATGAAGAACCCGGAAGATGCCGGGAACGCCTACATGACGATCCAGGCGGGAGAAGGGGGGACCGACTCCGCCGACTTTGCCGCCATGCTGATGCGGATGTATCTCCGCTGGTGTGAAAACAACGGCTACAAGGTCGAAGAAATCGACAAGTCGGAAGGGGAAGAGGCCGGCATTCGCAATGTCACCCTGCACATTCAGGGGGACTATGCCTTCGGATACTTGAAGGGGGAAACCGGCAACCATCGCCTGATCCGTATCAGCCCGTTCGATTCCGCCGGTCGTCGTCATACGGCGTTCGCCGCGGTCGACGTGACGCCGGATTTGGGCGACGCGGCCGACATTGAAGTCGACTGGGAAGACAACAAAGTGGTCCGCGAAGACGTGTTTCGCGCTGGCGGGGCCGGGGGCCAGAAGGTCAATAAAACCAGCTCGGCCATTCGGCTCACCCACCTGCCCAGCGGCGTCGTGGTGCAGTGTCAGAACGAACGCAGCCAACATCAGAATCGCGCGCTTGCGAGGAAAATGCTGGTGGCGAAGCTCTATCAGATCGCCCAGGAAAAAGAAGAAGCGTCGAACGCCGCCAGGCGCGGCGAGAAATCGAAGATCGGCTTCGGCGGGCAGACGATCCGGCACTACGTCCTTCAACCGCAACAGTTCGTCAAAGACGACCGCTCCGACCTCAAGCAGAGCAATCCGCTGGAAGTGCTGGATGGGGCGCTCGATCCGTTTCTTGAAGCGTACCTGCGGTGGAGTATTGCGAAGTAAAGGGTTTAGGGTTTATGGTTGAAGGTTTAAGGTTCGAAAGCGACCTTGCCTCAAGCCTCAAGCCTGAACGCCCTGTGATTGTCGAAGGGATCTGCACGACCAGAAATGCGGACGGCACGTTCAACGTCGCGCCGATGGGGCCGATTGTTGACCCGTCGCTGACCTCTTTCCTGTTCCGGCCGTTTCAATCGTCGACGACGTTCGCCAATCTCCAGGCGACCGGGTGCGGGGTGTTTCACATCACCGACGATGTGCAGCTCATTGCACAAGCGGCGGTGGGCAAGGTTGATCCGCGGCCGGAGATGTTTGCGGCCCATTCAATCGACGGGGCGGTGCTTGCCGACTGCTGTCGGTGGTATGAGTTTCGAGTGACCTCGGTTGATGCGTCCGCGTCGCGGACGGAGATTCAGACGGAGGTCGTCCATGTCGGGCGTGTGCGTGACTTCTTCGGATTCAATCGCGCGAAGCATGCGGTGCTGGAAGCGGCGATTCTGGCGACGCGGCTGCACCTGCTGACGCCTGACGACGTGAATGCTCAGCTTGAGCGCCTGAAGGTCATGGTCGAGAAGACGGCTGGGCCGAAGGAACAGGCGGCTTTTGAATTTCTGCAACAGCGCATCGCAGGGGTCTTGAGTCAGGCGAGCGTCTCGCCGTAGTTGCTACCATAAGCCACTGTCAAGTTTTCACGCCTGTCGATCGGGCATGTGTATGCTGAAGGGGAAGAACGTGATCCTGCCGCGCCCGCTGCTGATTTGCATCTGTGTTGCACTGCTGCTGGTCGGAACGAATTCCGTCGCCCTCGCACAAACGGATGCCGTCCCCGGATGGTCTGATGGCAGAGTCTTCGAACTCGGCAGAACCGATGCCGGAACGTCGCTCAAGGCGCTCTGCTCGGCGAATGCGCTCGATCCCACGGTTGACTCCCCGTTGGTGGTGATCGCATTTCGCAGCACCGGCGAGGTTTCCACCCAACAGGTGTTGGCATTGAAGAAGCTGCTGGGAACCGTTGTTCATTCCGAATTGCGATTGGTCATAGTCGCAATTGATCCTGCCGCAAAATTTCCGCCGCAAGGTTCTGCCTACAACACGACTGATGAAAGAGCAGCGGCGGCACTCTGGCGCAGCCTTGCTTGGCTCGGGGTGGATGCCGTCGTTGAAGTGACGCCCGACGCGAATGCAGACTGGCCGAAGGATTGCCTGGCTCAGGCCGTTCGCACGAAGAGCATCGCTGGGGTGGGGACGCTGCCTTCCGCTCGCATCAGTGCGAAGCTGTTGGAGCTTCCTCTCGAAAAGTGGTCGGTCAGCGAAAAGACAGAAACACAGATCGAAAAAGTTCTGCCGTATCTGTCCGGTCTACAACGCTCGCCCATTCGTGAAGAATTCAACCGTCGTCGCCAACGGACTCCGCAACAAGTCGCAAAAGAACTGACCGCTGTTTACGGACACGAACTCAAGTCCATTATGTACCAGCCTGCCCTGGCGATCGTCGCGCGACGGCAGTTTGCGGAGCTGCAACAGGACCCGACCGTCGAATTGGACGTTGCGAAAGTTCTTTATCCGTATCTCGCCAAAGCCGCAGCCGCTGACCTTCCTAAACCGGATGCCAATGGCAGCGTTGTCTCCGGGCATCTGGTCTTCGCCGACTGGGCGCTACATACGAAAGACCAGCGTGCGGTGAGACTGGTCACTCGGGCAGCGGATGTCGGCTTCGATCCCAATGGTCGCCCTCTCCCTGCCATGCCCTCGCACAATGAGATGAGCGATGCGGTCTTTATGGGGTGTCCGATTCTCACCTCGGCCGCACGCCTGTCCGGGGAAATGAAATATCTCGACCTGATGCGCTCGCATCTCGCGTTCATGCAGAAACTGTGCGTCCGCCCTGACGGCCTGTACCGCCATTCGCCGTTGTGTGAAGCCGCCTGGGGGCGCGGCAATGGATTCCCGATACTGGGCCTGGTGCTCGCGCTCACAAACCTGCAGGCGATGCGTGACGATGCCACTGCCACGCCCGAACTGCGAGCAGCCGCCAGTCAGGCATTTGATGACGTGCAGCCTGACTTTCAAAAACATGCCGCAGCGCTGTTGCCGCATCAGGATGAGACCGGGATGTGGCGACAGGTGATCGACAAACCATCGGCTTATCGCGAAGTGACCGCCACCTGCATGATTGGCTTCGCACTCCAACGCGGCATCCGCTCCGGCTGGCTCGACGCGGCGCAATTTCAGCCGGCCGCCGACCGTGCGTGGCAGGCGATGCTGCCGCGGATTGGCTCGGACGGCGTGTTGATCGACGTCTGCACCGGCACCGGGAAACAGAAGTCGCTACAAGACTACTACGACCGCGCCGCCATTCTGGACCGTGACGAACGGGGGGGCGCGATGGCACTGCTGTTTGCCGTCGAACGCTGCCGGTAAACAGACTTTGATGCGTGTTCAGCGTCATCAAGAAATGCACGAACACGATCCAGAAAAAGCTGGCCTGTGGTCGTCGCTGGTTTTAAGATCGCGCTGCCGCTCGGCTCGATTGTGATGGATGTTCATTGAAGGATGCAGCCGTGCGTAGTAGTGATCGACTGATCTTCATCGGCGTTGCCGGAATCTGTGTACTTCTTAACCTGAACCTGTTCGCCTGGATGGTGCTGCGGCACCCTGCCGCGACATTCTTTTCCGATGCGTGGTGGTCGTCGTGGTTTCCCGGCCTGCTGGCATGGTTCGTGATTCTCAGCGTGGGATACGGCTTTCGGCGACAGGCCGTCGTCCAGGTCCGCAAAGGAATGGGTGAGAACATCTAATCCAGCAGCGTCAGCCGTACCTGCAAGACATCCATGACGCTGCGGCCGGGAATCTCCTGTGCTCGAAGCGTGAGCGTGCCTGCCCCTTGTTCGAGATTGATAACTCCCAGGGACAGCGGGCGGAACTCTTTCATTTGTGATTCGCCATGCCCGCGGGGCAATGTGTCTTGATTGGTAAAGAGCGGGGGATTCCAGCCGGGGGTGACGCGGCCGGAAAGTTGGCTGTCGCGAAACTTCAGTTCGACCAACGAGCCGGCATCGGATTCCGGGCAGGTGTAGTCGATCGTCACTTCGTATCGTCCTGGCGTGTGAACATCGATTAGCCAGACCATGCGATCTGCCAGCGATGTCCAGTTCACGAAGTATGAACAGTTCGGGGCTGTGCCGCTCCGCTTCACCCCGCCTTGCGGTTCGCCGTCTCGCGCGGGCAGTATCGTGATCGGGAACTCTCGGTAACCGACCGGGATTGGTCGAGGATCGACCGAGTTTCCCTTCGCTTTGCCTTTTCCCTTGGCTGCCGTGCCTTCGCTGGCTGGTTTGCCAAACATCTCTTCGCGCCAATTACGAACTGCTTCAGTGAGCCGCGCGGTGACCTCAGGCTGAAGATTGTTTACCGGAGTTGTCTGGCCTGGGTCGGCAGTCATGTCGAAGAGCTGATTCTGATCATCGAGCCGGTATTGCTGCGTTCGTACGCTCACACGGCCAGCCCATGTGGAAAACAGCATTCGCTCGGGCCAGTCGATCT
Coding sequences within it:
- a CDS encoding polyprenyl synthetase family protein — protein: MAQLRNVTELLERTQAILGDALLDVERQFDDELASSNPYICDILEHTRRFRGKRLRPLLCLLVAKAVGDIEREHLILAAVVEMIHTATLVHDDVLDEAAVRRHVATVNVRWNNQTSVLYGDFLFTHAFHLAASTGSADACRLIGRATNRVCEGELMQTRNRGNLSLTEEEYFSIIDGKTAELCAVSCEIGARYAGGSDAVVEAMERYGRNLGLAFQIADDVLDLTGLESSIGKTLGTDLEQQKLTLPIIRLLQLCPAEQREQLLLQLEDSSESACREVLRQARELGAVEDSLATARRCASEARQALEILPASPARELLMLLPTMSIDRSC
- the purN gene encoding phosphoribosylglycinamide formyltransferase → MTNSSSPPVPLRLAVLISGGGTTLVNLQQQILDGQLHATVVSVVANRTCRGIDRAQELGLEPELFLRKSFPSLETYSAALFERFRERQVDLVVLGGFLARILIPDDFENRVMNIHPALIPAFCGQGMYGHHVHEAVIARGCKVSGCTVHFCDNNYDEGPIILQRTVPVLDNDDADSLAARVFEAECQAYPEAIRLFAERRLKVTNGRVTVLNDLP
- a CDS encoding addiction module protein, which codes for MSSSEVPEIRSDLLSTSSSLSEEEWRVELVRRRDEYLKNPATGISWDDLKADGNTPDC
- a CDS encoding ArnT family glycosyltransferase — encoded protein: MRNFAESPQFAASGPSQKKVSLAARWAITGLFVIHLALAGFLAWHQSPTQDEVAHLPAGLCVWRFGRTDLYLVNPPLVRAWAAIPLLFVDHAENWTHDVPHSPRRCEWDVGADFVAANGERSLWLYTLARWMCLPISVVGLWVCWRWGSELCGEYGGLLAAALWCFSPNLLSHGALITSDVAATAFGLLAAWRYSHWLDQSNWKNALLAGPALGLALLAKTYWIILPPLWLLLGSVELWRTRVPRRRRAMALQLIIVLALGLHLLNMGYGYQGTGRRLDQYDFFSKLLSGSARSLEFDAPGNRFRGHWVGEVPVPFPRDYVRGIDIQQQDLDREHWSYLLGEYRQSGWWYYYLVGLAVKVPLGTWCLVLLGIVASQRHPDSSSRWRSLCPLWTSTLILFVLVSAETGMNRHVRYVFPVLPLLYLTAAQAVSLNQKWLVALPLAGVITASLVVYPHSLSFFNFLCGGPTNGSAVLLDSNIDWGQDLIAARNWIRAHPEYRPVTLACLHNFSPEALGIDVPDTPPGRLTAGWHLISVHLLNDPHGTFAVYRNRVPVDRIGFSFNIYHVPDPVD
- the moaC gene encoding cyclic pyranopterin monophosphate synthase MoaC gives rise to the protein MTDLTHFDATGAPRMVDVGSKEVTSRLARAGACVVMQPETLTRIRQGQISKGDVLAVARLAGIMAAKRTDELIPLCHTLGLDSVDVRFEFEGDNQVLIEACVKVQSRTGVEMEALTAVSVAALTIYDMCKSVDRTMEVAHIQLLEKSGGKSGHFLREESSQGAVSTHR
- the prfB gene encoding peptide chain release factor 2 (programmed frameshift) — encoded protein: MDSEIRTSAQSLTDRIVLLKDSLDYDVKLRRIREIDELMSRPNFWDHQEKAQTLISELRRLNSVMKPLQELSSGTDDLGVLMEFADEDGSPETLAEVRTTLDGLLKKLDATELQTSMKNPEDAGNAYMTIQAGEGGTDSADFAAMLMRMYLRWCENNGYKVEEIDKSEGEEAGIRNVTLHIQGDYAFGYLKGETGNHRLIRISPFDSAGRRHTAFAAVDVTPDLGDAADIEVDWEDNKVVREDVFRAGGAGGQKVNKTSSAIRLTHLPSGVVVQCQNERSQHQNRALARKMLVAKLYQIAQEKEEASNAARRGEKSKIGFGGQTIRHYVLQPQQFVKDDRSDLKQSNPLEVLDGALDPFLEAYLRWSIAK
- a CDS encoding thioredoxin-like domain-containing protein, coding for MSRRFSVSIILTLAAAIAWLAPSRSFPLLAEHPRTGNSPIAAQPLAANQTENPFPGRFPAPSFDGGTEWLNTSGPISLQDLRGKIVILDFWTYCCINCMHILPDLKYLEQKYPNELVVIGVHSAKFDNEKESENIREAIMRYEIAHPVVNDSEMTIARKYQFSSWPTLVLIDPEGNFVGRQPGEGNRELFDEVIGKMVAYHRAKGTLDEKPVKFNLEREKVEPTPLRFPGKVLADEAGGRLFITDSNHNRIVISSFTGQLLDIIGTGAIGAKDGGYAEASFDHPQGVALVKNDLYVADTENHLIRKIDLKKKQVATLAGTGVQSHVRPTFGGGGTMRKTALNSPWSIVELKDHLYVAMAGPHQLWRHHLGSDSIVPFVGSGREDIIDGPLRESALAQPSDIVTDGQVLYHVDSEGSAVRRDDVGPRAHVSTVVGPHDIPQGQSLFAFGDIDGVGDAVRLQHPIGLAIHNGSLYVADTYNDKIKKVDPVARTAVTWLGTGERGKGLEPVELFEPSGIAIAGNTMYIADTNNHRILATDLTTKKTREFVVNGLTPPTPPKTTEEEPYAGKTDDLPSSTVSGAGPLTVQVNFELPFEHELNQLAPLSYKVTVNGSQSVIDPEVIGKRKRAEADKTSATFTIPLTGKAGTTEVTLTVNYQYCKHGTGGVCRFATQQWKLPLTVASQGTDRITLTAKP
- a CDS encoding DUF447 domain-containing protein — translated: MVEGLRFESDLASSLKPERPVIVEGICTTRNADGTFNVAPMGPIVDPSLTSFLFRPFQSSTTFANLQATGCGVFHITDDVQLIAQAAVGKVDPRPEMFAAHSIDGAVLADCCRWYEFRVTSVDASASRTEIQTEVVHVGRVRDFFGFNRAKHAVLEAAILATRLHLLTPDDVNAQLERLKVMVEKTAGPKEQAAFEFLQQRIAGVLSQASVSP